One window from the genome of Nitrospira sp. SG-bin1 encodes:
- a CDS encoding cell division ATP-binding protein FtsE (ATP-binding protein of an ATP-binding cassette transporter; when bound to FtsX, FtsEX localizes to the cell division site and plays a role in the assembly or stability of the septal ring under low-salt growth conditions) — protein MIQLIHVSKWHDRKAALSDVTLEIEKGDFVLLMGASGAGKSTLLRMLIGEEQPDEGQIFVHGKNVTKLRPSEIPFLRRKVGAVFQDFRLLPKKSVFDNVALPLIVQGASEKDIRRKVTEALRAVDVEHKKDQLPNSLSTGEQQRVCIARAIVNGPVVLLADEPTGNLDPERTREIIELFKLINTRGTTVIVATHDPHVLSQANRRVVTLMHGVLLSERRIGEGVGV, from the coding sequence ATCATTCAACTCATCCATGTGTCCAAATGGCATGATCGGAAAGCCGCACTGTCCGATGTCACGCTGGAGATCGAGAAGGGTGATTTCGTCCTTCTCATGGGGGCGAGCGGAGCGGGGAAGTCAACTTTGTTACGCATGTTGATCGGGGAAGAGCAACCGGACGAGGGGCAGATTTTCGTCCATGGGAAGAATGTGACGAAGCTCAGACCGTCCGAGATTCCCTTTCTTCGACGGAAGGTCGGCGCGGTGTTTCAAGACTTTCGTCTCTTGCCGAAGAAGTCGGTCTTCGACAATGTGGCGCTCCCGTTGATTGTTCAAGGAGCATCCGAGAAAGATATTCGTCGGAAGGTGACGGAGGCGTTGCGTGCCGTCGATGTCGAACATAAAAAAGATCAACTGCCGAACAGCCTTTCAACGGGAGAGCAGCAGCGAGTCTGCATCGCGCGGGCGATCGTCAATGGGCCGGTGGTGCTCCTAGCCGACGAACCGACCGGCAATCTTGATCCGGAACGCACCAGGGAAATCATCGAGTTGTTCAAATTGATCAATACCCGGGGGACGACCGTGATCGTGGCGACGCACGATCCGCATGTTCTGAGTCAGGCGAATCGGCGGGTGGTCACCCTGATGCACGGTGTGTTGTTGTCGGAACGGCGGATCGGAGAAGGGGTCGGAGTATGA
- a CDS encoding 50S ribosomal protein L19, translating to MNQLERIQRSLTKKSMPRFEIGDTVRVHVKVVEGEKERIQVYEGTVIARKGSLNTETFTVRKISYGVGVERIFPVHSPIVSKVDVVRQGRVRRAKLYYLRGKKGRFAKVEEREFVGDSKQAAQSTASEEETVTT from the coding sequence ATGAATCAGTTGGAGCGAATTCAGCGGTCGTTGACGAAGAAATCGATGCCGCGCTTTGAGATCGGAGATACCGTCAGGGTCCACGTCAAAGTCGTTGAAGGCGAAAAAGAGCGTATTCAGGTGTACGAGGGAACCGTGATTGCCCGCAAGGGGAGCTTGAATACGGAAACGTTTACCGTCCGAAAAATTTCCTACGGGGTCGGAGTCGAACGGATTTTCCCGGTGCATTCTCCGATCGTTTCCAAGGTGGATGTGGTCCGACAGGGCCGCGTTCGACGCGCGAAGCTGTACTATCTGCGCGGGAAGAAGGGGAGGTTCGCGAAGGTCGAGGAACGCGAGTTTGTCGGCGACAGCAAACAAGCTGCGCAATCCACTGCCTCGGAAGAAGAGACCGTGACAACCTAG
- a CDS encoding tRNA (guanosine(37)-N1)-methyltransferase TrmD, translating into MLRFDVLTLFPGMFGPVLAHSMLKRGQDKGLLSVAVHNLRDFTTDRHKVVDDTPYGGGAGMVMKAEPILVAVAAVRSDAQTNGEDIRLMFPTPQGRPFTQDYARQLAGERRRIVILCGHYEGVDERVRAALAPEEVSLGDYVLTGGELPALVLIDAAARLVPGVLGDPSSVVEESFSDSLLEYPQYTRPAEVGGIGVPDVLLSGHHEAIRLWRRKQALCSTYLRRPDLLKDRVFTKEDQQLLDELMSEGLLTAPTSCREED; encoded by the coding sequence ATGTTGCGGTTCGATGTGCTGACATTGTTCCCCGGCATGTTCGGGCCGGTCTTGGCTCACAGCATGCTCAAACGTGGTCAGGACAAGGGGCTTCTCTCCGTGGCGGTGCACAATTTGCGAGACTTCACGACGGATCGCCACAAGGTGGTCGATGATACGCCGTATGGAGGCGGGGCCGGCATGGTCATGAAGGCCGAACCGATCCTCGTGGCGGTGGCTGCGGTTCGGAGTGACGCGCAAACAAACGGTGAAGACATTCGGCTCATGTTTCCGACCCCGCAGGGGCGGCCTTTTACGCAAGACTATGCGCGACAGTTGGCCGGTGAACGCCGCCGGATCGTGATTCTGTGCGGGCACTATGAGGGGGTAGACGAGCGTGTCCGCGCGGCATTAGCTCCGGAGGAGGTCTCACTTGGAGACTATGTGTTGACCGGAGGGGAATTGCCGGCGCTCGTCTTAATCGATGCCGCGGCGAGGCTCGTTCCCGGTGTGTTGGGTGACCCCAGTTCTGTCGTCGAAGAGTCGTTTTCTGATTCGTTGCTGGAGTACCCCCAATATACGAGGCCGGCAGAAGTCGGCGGAATCGGTGTGCCCGACGTGTTACTGTCAGGCCATCATGAGGCAATTCGGTTGTGGCGTCGAAAACAGGCGCTGTGCAGTACCTATTTGAGGCGCCCCGATCTTCTGAAAGATCGGGTGTTCACGAAAGAAGATCAACAGTTGTTGGATGAATTGATGAGCGAAGGCCTTTTGACGGCCCCGACATCATGCCGGGAGGAGGATTAA
- a CDS encoding ribonuclease HII (cleaves the the RNA-DNA junction of a RNA-DNA/DNA heteroduplex; does not have RNase H activity), giving the protein MGPTEDFEREARRCGYRRIAGIDEAGRGPLAGPVVAAAVVLPRRCRLSGVNDSKQLSEEERERLYTAILDQATGIGIGSADVAEIDRLNILEASRLAMRRAIDQLVPSPDYLLIDAVSLPGIRISARPIIKGDALSLSIAAASIIAKVTRDRLMVKYHELFPDYDFLSHKGYGTTGHLQQLARHGPCSIHRRTFMPVQAVIIAAERTSTRRMSPTLFAQ; this is encoded by the coding sequence ATGGGGCCCACCGAAGACTTCGAGCGGGAAGCCCGACGGTGTGGGTACCGCCGCATTGCCGGTATCGACGAAGCGGGACGCGGCCCTTTGGCCGGTCCGGTGGTTGCCGCTGCCGTTGTCCTTCCGCGCCGATGTCGGCTTTCGGGAGTCAACGATTCGAAACAACTCTCTGAGGAGGAGCGAGAGCGGTTGTATACCGCGATTCTGGACCAAGCCACGGGGATCGGAATCGGGTCGGCGGACGTCGCCGAGATTGATCGCCTGAATATCCTCGAGGCCTCTCGTCTAGCGATGCGTCGAGCGATCGACCAGCTGGTTCCTTCCCCTGATTATCTCCTCATTGATGCCGTGAGTCTTCCCGGAATCAGGATTTCGGCGCGGCCCATCATCAAGGGAGATGCTCTTTCCCTATCGATCGCAGCCGCTTCCATCATCGCCAAAGTCACAAGGGATCGTCTTATGGTGAAGTATCATGAACTGTTCCCCGACTATGATTTTCTATCGCATAAGGGATATGGCACCACCGGACATCTCCAACAATTGGCGCGCCACGGTCCATGCTCCATTCATCGCCGAACATTCATGCCGGTGCAAGCGGTGATCATCGCAGCGGAGCGGACATCCACCAGGCGGATGAGCCCCACATTGTTTGCACAGTAG
- a CDS encoding 30S ribosomal protein S16, translating into MAVHLRLARTGRHKRPMYRVVAADSRKARDGRFLEILGIFDPLKEAGVPELKQERVLNWLRHGAQPTVTVRTLLRRAGVWKQFEAEKAAQKKASAKS; encoded by the coding sequence GTGGCTGTACATTTGAGATTAGCTCGGACAGGAAGACACAAACGACCGATGTATCGGGTGGTGGCCGCCGATTCACGAAAAGCACGTGACGGACGGTTCCTCGAGATTCTCGGAATTTTTGACCCATTGAAAGAAGCCGGCGTACCAGAGTTGAAGCAGGAACGTGTTCTGAACTGGCTTCGCCACGGCGCTCAGCCTACGGTGACCGTGCGGACGTTGCTGCGCCGGGCAGGAGTCTGGAAGCAGTTTGAAGCTGAAAAAGCCGCGCAGAAAAAGGCATCGGCAAAGTCTTGA
- a CDS encoding histidinol-phosphatase encodes MANLLSSQRANPYRVRAYRRAAEALLALEEDVAAVAERQELEEIDGIGTDLTKKIHEFLETGTLRAYEELRTPLPPGVRSWATLPGLSESLVAYLYFRLGIQTLSDLDQLIRSHLLRTLPGFSGSEEHLLQAVRQQMRDHQP; translated from the coding sequence ATCGCCAATCTTTTGTCCTCCCAACGGGCGAACCCCTACCGAGTGCGGGCGTATCGACGGGCCGCGGAGGCCTTACTTGCTCTCGAAGAGGATGTCGCGGCAGTGGCGGAGCGCCAGGAGTTGGAGGAGATTGACGGGATCGGCACTGATCTGACCAAAAAAATCCACGAGTTTCTGGAAACCGGCACTCTCCGCGCTTACGAAGAGCTCCGGACCCCGCTTCCGCCGGGCGTCAGGAGTTGGGCTACCCTTCCAGGGCTCTCCGAGTCACTCGTAGCCTATCTGTACTTCCGACTCGGCATACAGACGCTCTCCGACCTCGATCAACTCATTCGCTCGCACCTGCTTCGTACCTTGCCTGGCTTCTCAGGATCGGAGGAGCACTTATTACAGGCAGTCCGTCAACAGATGCGCGATCACCAACCCTAA
- a CDS encoding peptidase S41: MEQQPRRKSWVVAPMIALALLGGVVIGKGWERTGHAGETYEELKTFSEVLNQVQKHYVDETKPKDLIQGAIRGMLSTLDPHSAYMTPEMYKEMQVETRGEFGGVGIQIGVKDNRLAVIAPIEGTPAHRAGIKAGDFIIKVNDDPTKDLTLMDAVQKMRGPKGSKVNLTVQREGTLEPLVFTLVRDTIKIESVKSKIIDNLGYVRLTQFQEATGRDLSKAIKQFREQKVQGTILDLRNNPGGLLTAAVDVSEQFLPSGKLVVYTKSREGKKDEWFAKSKDQLEDLPVIILVNEGSASASEIVAGALQDWGRAVVVGTTSFGKGSVQTILALGDGSGLRLTTAKYYTPKGRSIQSTGITPDIVVKLSAPVLAKAPDGKPTEKDTTAKAPTGKESPPQTNGKSPEEAGPKNGTTPPSLPSEPGGELSLEQDVQLQKAVELLKSWKIFKELKSS, from the coding sequence ATGGAACAGCAGCCTCGGCGGAAGTCTTGGGTGGTCGCCCCGATGATCGCGCTCGCCCTGCTCGGTGGCGTCGTCATCGGGAAAGGCTGGGAACGCACCGGGCATGCCGGCGAAACCTATGAGGAGCTCAAAACCTTCTCCGAGGTCTTGAATCAGGTTCAAAAGCACTATGTCGACGAGACGAAGCCGAAGGACCTTATTCAAGGCGCCATTCGCGGGATGCTGTCGACGCTCGATCCACACTCCGCCTACATGACTCCGGAGATGTACAAAGAGATGCAGGTCGAAACCAGGGGAGAATTCGGCGGGGTCGGCATTCAGATCGGCGTGAAGGACAACCGGCTCGCGGTGATCGCACCGATCGAAGGCACGCCGGCGCATCGGGCCGGGATCAAGGCAGGCGATTTCATCATTAAAGTCAACGATGACCCCACGAAAGATCTGACGTTGATGGATGCGGTCCAAAAGATGCGAGGGCCGAAAGGCAGTAAGGTCAACCTCACCGTTCAACGGGAAGGGACACTGGAGCCCTTGGTCTTCACTCTGGTCCGAGACACGATCAAGATCGAAAGTGTGAAGTCGAAGATCATCGACAATCTTGGCTATGTCCGCTTGACTCAGTTTCAGGAAGCTACCGGACGGGACCTGTCTAAAGCGATTAAACAGTTCAGGGAACAAAAGGTCCAAGGAACCATTCTAGACCTGCGGAACAATCCCGGTGGCTTGCTGACCGCAGCCGTGGATGTCTCCGAGCAATTTCTTCCCAGCGGGAAGCTGGTCGTGTATACGAAGAGCCGGGAAGGAAAAAAGGACGAATGGTTCGCGAAGTCCAAGGATCAGCTGGAAGATCTTCCGGTCATCATTCTTGTCAACGAAGGGTCGGCAAGTGCGTCGGAAATCGTGGCCGGAGCGTTGCAAGACTGGGGGCGGGCCGTTGTGGTCGGGACGACCTCGTTCGGGAAAGGATCGGTGCAGACGATCCTGGCCCTGGGCGATGGGTCCGGGCTTCGCCTCACCACCGCAAAGTACTATACGCCAAAAGGTCGATCGATCCAGTCGACCGGAATTACTCCCGATATCGTGGTGAAGCTCTCCGCCCCGGTTCTGGCGAAAGCGCCAGACGGGAAGCCGACTGAAAAGGATACAACCGCTAAGGCACCAACCGGAAAGGAGTCTCCGCCACAGACGAATGGAAAGTCTCCCGAGGAAGCCGGTCCGAAGAACGGGACGACTCCGCCGTCATTGCCGAGCGAACCGGGGGGCGAACTTTCGCTTGAACAGGATGTTCAGCTGCAGAAGGCGGTCGAATTGCTGAAAAGCTGGAAAATCTTCAAGGAGCTCAAGAGTTCTTAG
- a CDS encoding thiazole synthase, producing MTDDRLMIAGREFKSRLWVGTGKYKDFVETQKAIEASGADVVTVAVRRVNITDRSKDNLLDYIDPKKYTILPNTAGCYTVEDAVRYSRLARAAGVSDLVKLEVLGDERTLFPDTAGLIEAAKILIKEGFIVLPYTNDDPIVAKRLVDIGCPAVMPLAAPIGSGLGIRNPYNLKIIMETVKVPIIVDAGVGTASDAALAMEYGADAVLMNTAIAGAQHPLAMAEAMKYAVHAGRLAYKAGRIPRKLYATASSPIEGML from the coding sequence ATGACGGATGACCGGTTGATGATCGCGGGACGTGAATTCAAGTCCCGATTATGGGTTGGAACGGGAAAATACAAAGACTTTGTGGAGACCCAAAAAGCCATTGAAGCGTCCGGTGCTGATGTCGTGACGGTCGCGGTTCGTCGAGTGAACATCACCGATCGATCGAAGGACAATCTGCTCGATTACATCGATCCGAAGAAATATACGATTCTGCCCAACACGGCCGGATGTTATACCGTGGAAGATGCGGTACGCTATTCGAGGTTGGCTCGTGCGGCCGGTGTGTCTGATTTGGTGAAGTTGGAAGTGCTCGGCGACGAGAGAACGCTGTTCCCCGATACAGCCGGCTTGATCGAAGCGGCCAAGATTCTCATTAAAGAAGGATTTATCGTTCTGCCGTATACGAATGACGACCCCATCGTCGCGAAGAGGTTGGTGGATATCGGCTGCCCGGCGGTCATGCCTTTAGCGGCGCCCATCGGGTCCGGGCTCGGTATCCGGAATCCGTACAATTTGAAGATCATCATGGAAACCGTCAAGGTACCGATCATCGTTGATGCCGGTGTCGGAACGGCGTCGGACGCGGCTCTCGCCATGGAGTACGGAGCCGACGCGGTTCTGATGAATACAGCCATTGCGGGTGCGCAGCATCCTCTTGCAATGGCGGAAGCGATGAAGTATGCCGTCCATGCCGGTCGTCTGGCTTATAAGGCCGGCCGCATCCCCAGAAAACTCTACGCGACCGCCAGCAGCCCGATCGAAGGCATGCTCTGA
- a CDS encoding thiamine biosynthesis protein ThiS, with protein MEIHVNGQARTWRCGATVADLLADLDIRAERVAVELNLEILDRAIFGQRQLKNGDRVEILGFIGGGAC; from the coding sequence ATCGAAATCCATGTGAACGGCCAGGCACGGACGTGGCGGTGTGGTGCAACGGTTGCCGATCTATTGGCGGACCTCGACATTCGGGCCGAACGGGTGGCCGTGGAGCTGAATCTCGAAATTCTCGATCGGGCGATCTTTGGTCAACGTCAGCTCAAAAATGGAGACCGGGTCGAGATTCTGGGTTTTATCGGCGGCGGAGCATGCTAA